Proteins encoded within one genomic window of Glycine soja cultivar W05 chromosome 1, ASM419377v2, whole genome shotgun sequence:
- the LOC114413316 gene encoding dihydrolipoyllysine-residue acetyltransferase component 4 of pyruvate dehydrogenase complex, chloroplastic-like codes for MASPFLPAKTNSATLSFSAAVPGRRLHFAASPSHSPRRRSSLTVKSKIREIFMPALSSTMTEGKIVSWVKSEGDVLSKGDSVVVVESDKADMDVETFYNGILAVIVVAEGQTAPVGAPIGLLAETEAEVAEAMAAANSAPTPPPKASDTSPAPAPAPEVSDSPRKAVATPYAKKLAKQHKVNIGSVVGTGPFGRVTPADVEKAAGILPAESNVAPAAVDSAPPKAAAAAPAASSASIPGSSVVAFTTMQSAVAKNMVESLSVPTFRVGYPVTTDALDALYEKVRKKGVTMTAILAKAAAMALVQHPVVNASCKDGKNFAYNSNINIAVAVATNGGLITPVLQDADKLDLYLLSQKWKELVEKARAKQLQPHEYNSGTFTLSNLGMFGVDRFDAILPPGQGAIMAVGASKPTVLADKDGFFTVKSKMLVNVTADHRIIYGADLAAFLQTFSKIIENPECLTL; via the exons ATGGCTTCGCCCTTTCTCCCCGCCAAAACCAATTCCGCCACCCTCTCCTTCTCCGCCGCAGTCCCCGGCCGCCGCCTCCACTTCGCGGCGTCTCCGTCGCATTCCCCTCGACGGAGGTCCTCCCTGACGGTGAAGTCGAAGATCAGGGAGATCTTCATGCCCGCCCTCAGCTCCACCATGACGGAGGGAAAAATCGTCTCGTGGGTCAAGTCCGAGGGCGACGTCCTCTCCAAAGGTGACAGCGTCGTCGTCGTCGAGTCCGACAAGGCCGACATGGACGTCGAGACGTTCTACAATGGCATCCTCGCCGTCATCGTTGTCGCCGAGGGCCAGACCGCCCCCGTCGGTGCCCCCATCGGCCTCCTTGCGGAGACCGAGGCCGAAGTTGCCGAGGCCATGGCAGCCGCCAATTCTGCTCCAACTCCACCTCCCAAAGCTTCCGATACTTCTCCGGCGCCGGCACCGGCGCCGGAAGTCTCTGATTCACCACGTAAGGCGGTTGCAACACCGTATGCCAAGAAGCTCGCGAAGCAGCACAAAGTGAACATAGGTTCGGTTGTCGGGACTGGTCCGTTTGGAAGAGTCACTCCTGCTGACGTGGAGAAGGCCGCCGGTATTTTGCCGGCGGAGAGCAATGTAGCTCCGGCGGCGGTGGATTCGGCTCCACCGAAAGCTGCTGCTGCGGCTCCGGCGGCATCCTCGGCTTCAATTCCAGGTTCTAGTGTTGTGGCCTTTACGACAATGCAATCTGCGGTTGCGAAGAACATGGTGGAGAGTCTCTCTGTGCCGACGTTCCGTGTTGGGTACCCAGTTACCACTGATGCACTTGATGCTCTGTATGAGAAG GTGAGAAAAAAGGGTGTGACCATGACAGCGATTCTGGCCAAGGCAGCTGCAATGGCACTCGTTCAGCACCCAGTGGTGAATGCCTCGTGCAAAGATGGGAAGAACTTTGCCTATAATAGTAACATTAACATTGCTGTTGCTGTGGCAACCAATGGTGGTTTGATTACACCGGTTCTTCAGGATGCAGATAAG TTGGACTTGTATCTTTTGTCCCAAAAATGGAAAGAACTAGTGGAAAAAGCTCGTGCCAAGCAATTGCAACCTCATGAATATAATTCAG GAACTTTCACACTTTCAAATTTGGGAATGTTTGGAGTTGACAGGTTTGACGCCATACTTCCTCCAGGCCAG GGGGCTATCATGGCGGTTGGAGCATCAAAACCTACTGTCCTAGCAGATAAGGATGGTTTCTTTACTGTAAAAAGTAAAATGCTG GTAAATGTAACTGCTGATCACCGAATAATCTATGGGGCTGACTTGGCTGCATTCCTTCAGACATTCTCAAAAATCATTGAGAACCCTGAATGCCTAACATTGTAG